The following coding sequences are from one Microtus pennsylvanicus isolate mMicPen1 chromosome 1, mMicPen1.hap1, whole genome shotgun sequence window:
- the LOC142854041 gene encoding interferon lambda-2-like → MLRTTLHHCAVSYSDDQRGKYTHHRGTRGQLRVHIRIPNSSQTPESSMKPETAGGRLLLLLLLAAVLTGTRAHPVPGDTRLPPDAKECHLARFKSLAPQELKAFRKARDAIEEWLLKKDVKCSSRLFPRGWDLQQLQVQERPKALQAELTLTLEVLENVTDSALGPILHQPLHTLRHIQSQLQACTQSQPTAEPGSQSHRLSRWLHKLQEAQEKETPGCLEDSVNSNLMRLLLRDLKCVAMGDQCA, encoded by the exons ATGCTACGGACAACCCTGCATCACTGCGCCGTGAGCTACAGTGATGACCAGCGTGGCAAATACACCCATC ACCGAGGAACCCGGGGACAGCTTCGAGTGCACATCCGAATCCCCAACTCCTCACAAACCCCAGAGAGCAGCATGAAGCCAG AAACAGCTGGGGGCcgcctgctcctcctgctgctgctggccgCGGTGCTGACGGGAACCCGCGCTCATCCTGTGCCTGGGGACACCAGGCTCCCACCAGATGCAAAGGAATGCCACCTAGCCCGGTTCAAGTCTCTGGCCCCGCAGGAGCTGAAGGCCTTCAGGAAGGCCAGGGATGCCATA GAAGAGTGGCTGCTCAAGAAAGATGTCAAGTGCAGCTCTCGCCTCTTCCCCAGGGGCTGGGACCTACAGCAGCTGCAG GTCCAGGAGCGCCCCAAGGCCCTGCAGGCTGAGCTGACCCTGACACTGGAGGTCCTGGAGAACGTGACTGACTCAGCCCTGGGCCCCATCCTGCACCAGCCTCTTCACACACTGCGCCACATCCAGTCCCAGCTGCAGGCCTGT ACACAGTCTCAGCCCACAGCAGAGCCTGGGTCCCAGAGTCACCGCCTCTCCCGCTGGCTGCACAAGCTCCAGGAGGCCCAGGAGAAG GAGACCCCCGGCTGCCTGGAGGACTCTGTTAATTCCAACCTCATGCGCCTGCTCCTCCGGGACCTGAAGTGTGTGGCCATGGGAGATCAGTGTGCCTGA
- the LOC142854133 gene encoding interferon lambda-2-like yields MKPETAGGRLLLLLLLAAVLTGTRAHPVPGDTRLPPDAKECHLARFKSLAPQELKAFRKARDAIEEWLLKKDVKCSSRLFPRGWDLQQLQVQERPKALQAELALTLEVLENVTDSALGPILHQPLHTLRHIQSQLQACTQSQPTAEPGSQNHHLSHWLHKLQEAQEKETPGCLEDSVNSNLMRLLLRDLKCVAMGDQCA; encoded by the exons ATGAAGCCAG AAACAGCTGGGGGCcgcctgctcctcctgctgctgctggccgCGGTGCTGACAGGAACCCGCGCTCATCCTGTGCCTGGGGACACCAGGCTCCCACCAGATGCAAAGGAATGCCACCTAGCCCGGTTCAAGTCTCTGGCCCCGCAGGAGCTGAAGGCCTTCAGGAAGGCCAGGGATGCCATA GAAGAGTGGCTGCTCAAGAAAGATGTCAAGTGCAGCTCTCGCCTCTTCCCCAGGGGCTGGGACCTACAGCAGCTGCAG GTCCAGGAGCGCCCCAAGGCCCTGCAGGCTGAGCTGGCCCTGACACTGGAGGTCCTGGAGAACGTGACTGACTCAGCCCTGGGCCCCATCCTGCACCAGCCTCTTCACACACTGCGCCACATCCAGTCCCAGCTGCAGGCCTGT ACACAGTCTCAGCCCACAGCAGAGCCTGGGTCCCAGAATCACCACCTCTCCCACTGGCTGCACAAGCTCCAGGAGGCCCAGGAGAAG GAGACCCCCGGCTGCCTGGAGGACTCTGTTAATTCCAACCTCATGCGCCTGCTCCTCCGGGACCTGAAGTGTGTGGCCATGGGAGATCAGTGTGCCTGA